A genome region from Arachidicoccus soli includes the following:
- the pstB gene encoding phosphate ABC transporter ATP-binding protein PstB, with protein MESTIIKTVNYNSYFGENHVVKNVNMEIPENNVIAVMGPSGCGKTTFLRGINRMHELVTGAHANGNIFLHKEDVMKMHPIVVRLKVGMVFQRPNPFPNLSLYDNVLAGYKLNGIKLAKSERDKIVEESLTKVALWKEVKDSLNKKGTFLSGGQQQRLCIARAVAMQPEVLLFDEPTSALDPISTATVEELFKELKKNYTLIIVTHNMQQAARVSDKTAFFYMGELVEYDDTKQMFTNPKDERTQNYITGRFS; from the coding sequence ATGGAAAGTACAATTATAAAAACAGTAAATTATAATTCTTATTTTGGTGAAAATCACGTTGTCAAAAACGTGAACATGGAAATACCGGAGAACAATGTGATAGCGGTGATGGGGCCTTCAGGATGCGGAAAGACTACTTTCCTAAGAGGCATCAATAGAATGCATGAGTTGGTCACTGGTGCACACGCCAATGGTAATATTTTTTTACATAAGGAAGATGTGATGAAAATGCATCCGATTGTTGTGCGTTTAAAAGTAGGAATGGTTTTTCAACGCCCGAATCCATTTCCCAACCTAAGTCTTTATGATAATGTATTGGCAGGATATAAGCTCAATGGAATTAAGTTGGCAAAATCGGAGCGCGATAAAATAGTAGAAGAATCTTTAACTAAAGTCGCTTTATGGAAAGAAGTAAAAGATTCATTAAATAAAAAAGGAACTTTCCTTTCAGGGGGACAGCAACAGCGATTATGTATTGCACGAGCAGTGGCAATGCAACCTGAAGTCCTATTGTTCGATGAGCCCACTTCTGCCCTGGATCCCATATCGACTGCCACTGTAGAAGAATTATTTAAAGAACTAAAAAAGAATTATACGCTTATTATTGTTACGCATAATATGCAACAAGCGGCTCGTGTAAGTGATAAAACGGCTTTCTTTTATATGGGTGAATTGGTTGAATATGATGATACAAAACAGATGTTTACCAACCCGAAGGATGAACGAACACAAAATTATATTACAGGTAGGTTTAGCTAA